The Micromonospora sp. NBC_00421 genome contains a region encoding:
- a CDS encoding 16S rRNA (uracil(1498)-N(3))-methyltransferase codes for MSASLFLVESLPTADQFTLDGPEGHHAATVQRVRVGEELLLADGRGGTAGAVVTAVARGTLDLTITSRGYVDADVPRLVVAQGIAKGDRGELAVQAMTEVGVDEIVPWAASRSVVQWRGDRGVRARAKWAATAREAAKQARRARLPVVAGAPDESTATVARRIAGAAAAFVLHEEADERLTAAELPATGEIVLVVGPEGGIAPTELTTFTEAGAHQVRLGPSVLRTSTAGVAALTVLATRLSRW; via the coding sequence GTGTCCGCGTCGCTGTTCCTGGTCGAATCGCTGCCCACCGCCGACCAGTTCACCCTGGACGGCCCCGAGGGGCACCACGCCGCCACCGTGCAACGGGTACGCGTCGGCGAGGAGCTGCTGCTCGCCGACGGCCGGGGTGGCACCGCCGGCGCCGTGGTCACCGCCGTCGCCCGGGGCACCCTCGACCTCACCATCACCTCCCGGGGGTACGTCGACGCGGACGTCCCCCGGCTGGTCGTGGCGCAGGGCATCGCCAAGGGGGACCGGGGCGAGCTGGCAGTGCAGGCGATGACCGAGGTCGGGGTGGACGAGATCGTGCCCTGGGCGGCGTCCCGCTCGGTGGTGCAGTGGCGCGGTGACCGGGGCGTACGGGCCCGGGCGAAGTGGGCGGCGACGGCCCGGGAGGCGGCCAAGCAGGCCCGCCGGGCGCGGCTGCCGGTGGTGGCCGGAGCGCCTGACGAGTCGACCGCCACGGTGGCCAGACGGATCGCCGGGGCGGCAGCGGCGTTCGTGCTGCACGAGGAGGCCGACGAGCGCCTCACCGCGGCGGAGCTGCCGGCCACCGGCGAGATCGTCCTGGTCGTCGGGCCCGAGGGCGGCATCGCCCCGACAGAGCTGACCACCTTCACCGAGGCCGGCGCCCACCAGGTACGCCTCGGCCCCTCGGTCCTACGTACCTCCACCGCCGGCGTGGCCGCCCTCACCGTCCTAGCCACCCGCCTCTCCCGCTGGTAA
- a CDS encoding enoyl-CoA hydratase-related protein — translation MTSPDRLVRVATARGVTTLTLDSPHNRNALSTALMTGLLAGIAAAVADEAVRVVVLDHTGPVFCSGADLKETAAAYASGSVPAGMLGDVLVAVRECPKPVLAKVAGPARAGGLGLIAAADLAVCAQEATFAFTEVRIGVIPAVISATVLPRLHPRAAAELYLTGDTFDGRRAAEVGLVTAAVPADGLDAAVARYCASLVRGAPGALAGTKELLRRPAAPDLRAEIAELSARSTGYFLSAEGREGVTAFRERRDAAWVPTD, via the coding sequence ATGACCTCTCCCGACCGACTCGTGCGGGTCGCCACGGCCCGTGGGGTGACCACCCTCACCCTGGACAGCCCGCACAACCGCAACGCGCTGTCCACCGCGCTGATGACCGGGTTGCTGGCCGGGATCGCCGCGGCGGTCGCCGACGAGGCGGTCCGGGTGGTCGTGCTGGACCACACCGGCCCGGTCTTCTGCTCCGGGGCGGACCTGAAGGAGACGGCGGCGGCGTACGCCAGCGGGTCGGTGCCGGCCGGGATGCTCGGCGACGTGCTGGTGGCGGTCCGGGAGTGCCCGAAGCCGGTGCTGGCGAAGGTGGCCGGGCCGGCGCGGGCCGGTGGGCTCGGCCTGATCGCGGCGGCCGACCTGGCGGTCTGCGCGCAGGAGGCGACGTTCGCCTTCACCGAGGTGCGGATCGGGGTGATCCCGGCGGTCATCTCGGCGACCGTGCTGCCCCGGCTGCACCCCCGGGCCGCCGCCGAGCTGTACCTGACCGGGGACACCTTCGACGGCCGGCGGGCCGCCGAGGTGGGTCTGGTGACCGCCGCCGTGCCGGCCGACGGGCTGGACGCGGCGGTGGCCCGGTACTGCGCCTCGCTGGTCCGGGGAGCGCCTGGCGCACTGGCCGGGACGAAGGAGCTGTTGCGCCGGCCGGCGGCCCCCGACCTGCGGGCGGAGATCGCCGAACTGTCCGCCCGGTCCACCGGCTACTTCCTGTCCGCCGAGGGCCGTGAGGGCGTGACTGCCTTCCGCGAGCGGCGGGACGCGGCCTGGGTACCGACGGATTGA
- a CDS encoding serine hydrolase domain-containing protein — protein MVQQVQAQARVPALAVALHRADRALWTYQVGGTGNGTVLGPATRFRIGSVTKTFTSVLVMQCRDDGLLDLDDPLSRHLELPAHGELTVRRLLSHTAGLQREPYGDVWDTLRAPQVDDLVADLIRVERVLPTGRRYHYSNLGMALLGRLVGVLRGSTWAEVLAARVLTPLGLADTSVDPGPSAATGFLVDAYSDEAHPEPPTDFGAVGPAAQLWSTATDMARWAAFLADPTALDPTGAVLAATTLDEMRWPVTTTDETAWSAGFGLGLILVTYPDRVVHVGHDGAMPGFLAGVYGRRGGAGTAGAMGCAVLASSGTASEVLELPHRLLVASAEHAPADIEPWEPGPGAPGPWRGLLGRWWGEGFEYVFFWHDGALRARGADDPAGRPPAVFAPMPESPDVFRTVAGREIGELLRLTRDADGKVVGMHWATYRFTRHQETFDRYDFRA, from the coding sequence ATGGTCCAGCAGGTCCAGGCGCAGGCCCGGGTGCCCGCCCTGGCGGTGGCGCTGCACCGGGCCGACCGTGCGCTCTGGACCTACCAGGTCGGCGGCACCGGCAACGGCACCGTGCTCGGCCCGGCGACCCGCTTCCGGATCGGCTCGGTCACCAAGACCTTCACCTCGGTGCTGGTGATGCAGTGCCGCGACGACGGGCTGCTCGACCTCGACGACCCGCTGAGCCGGCACCTGGAGCTGCCGGCGCACGGCGAGCTGACCGTACGCCGGTTGCTCTCGCACACCGCCGGGCTGCAACGCGAGCCGTACGGGGACGTCTGGGACACGCTGCGCGCGCCGCAGGTGGACGACCTGGTCGCCGACCTGATCCGGGTCGAGCGGGTGCTGCCCACCGGTCGCCGCTACCACTACTCCAACCTGGGGATGGCGCTGCTCGGTCGGCTGGTCGGCGTGCTGCGGGGCAGCACCTGGGCGGAGGTGCTCGCCGCACGGGTGCTCACCCCGCTGGGGCTGGCCGACACCTCGGTCGACCCGGGGCCGTCGGCGGCGACCGGGTTCCTGGTCGACGCGTACTCCGACGAGGCGCATCCGGAACCGCCGACCGACTTCGGGGCGGTCGGCCCGGCCGCCCAGCTGTGGAGCACCGCGACGGACATGGCCCGTTGGGCGGCGTTCCTGGCCGACCCGACGGCGCTGGATCCGACCGGGGCGGTGCTCGCCGCGACCACCCTGGACGAGATGCGCTGGCCGGTGACCACCACCGACGAGACCGCCTGGTCGGCGGGGTTCGGGCTGGGACTGATCCTGGTCACGTACCCGGACCGGGTGGTGCACGTGGGGCACGACGGGGCGATGCCCGGTTTCCTGGCCGGCGTGTACGGCCGGCGCGGCGGTGCCGGTACGGCGGGCGCGATGGGCTGCGCGGTGCTCGCCTCCTCGGGCACGGCGAGCGAGGTACTGGAGCTCCCGCACCGGTTGCTCGTCGCCTCGGCCGAGCACGCCCCGGCGGACATCGAGCCGTGGGAGCCCGGTCCGGGTGCGCCCGGACCGTGGCGCGGGCTGCTCGGCCGCTGGTGGGGCGAGGGTTTCGAGTACGTCTTCTTCTGGCACGACGGGGCGCTGCGGGCCCGGGGTGCGGACGACCCGGCGGGGAGGCCGCCGGCGGTCTTCGCGCCGATGCCCGAATCCCCGGACGTGTTCCGGACCGTCGCCGGGCGGGAGATCGGGGAGCTGCTGCGGCTCACCCGGGACGCCGACGGGAAGGTGGTCGGGATGCACTGGGCCACCTACCGTTTCACCCGCCACCAGGAGACCTTCGACAGGTACGACTTCCGTGCCTGA
- the hemW gene encoding radical SAM family heme chaperone HemW, producing MPGVLPDGETVPVDGALPATALRAVGARGFGVYLHVPFCASRCGYCDFNTYTAAELGGGADRESYADTVLAELALAARVLGDARPPRVDTVFVGGGTPTLLPADDLARLLDGIDRTWGLAADAEVTTEANPESVTPESLKTLRAAGYTRISLGMQSAAPGVLAILDRTHRPGRAAEAAREARDAGFDHVNLDLIYGTPGERAEDFAASLEQVVAAGVDHVSAYALIVEDGTRLAARMRRGELPYPSDDVAADRYLAAEAALDAAGFSWYEVSNWARTEAARCRHNLLYWTGADWWGLGPGAHSHVGGVRWWNVKHPTTYAQRLAAGHSPGLAREVLTPAEAHMEDVMLRLRLASGLPLAALDDAGRAGAARARDAGLLDPSAYPQGRAVLTLRGRLLADAVVRDLLP from the coding sequence ATGCCCGGCGTCCTTCCAGATGGTGAGACCGTTCCCGTCGACGGTGCGCTGCCCGCCACCGCGCTGCGTGCCGTCGGCGCGCGCGGGTTCGGCGTGTACCTGCACGTGCCGTTCTGCGCCAGCCGGTGCGGTTACTGCGACTTCAACACATACACCGCCGCCGAGTTGGGCGGGGGTGCCGACCGCGAGTCGTACGCCGACACCGTGCTCGCCGAGTTGGCGCTCGCCGCCCGGGTGCTCGGCGACGCCCGACCGCCGAGGGTGGACACGGTCTTCGTCGGCGGCGGCACGCCGACCCTGCTGCCCGCCGACGACCTGGCCCGCCTGCTGGACGGCATCGACCGCACCTGGGGGCTGGCCGCCGACGCCGAGGTGACCACCGAGGCCAACCCCGAGTCGGTCACCCCGGAGTCGCTGAAGACCCTGCGGGCCGCCGGCTACACCCGGATCTCGCTGGGCATGCAGTCCGCCGCCCCCGGGGTGCTGGCGATCCTCGACCGCACCCACCGCCCCGGCCGGGCCGCCGAGGCCGCCCGGGAGGCCCGCGACGCCGGGTTCGACCACGTCAACCTGGACCTGATCTACGGTACGCCGGGGGAGCGCGCCGAGGACTTCGCCGCCTCACTGGAGCAGGTGGTGGCCGCCGGGGTCGACCACGTCAGCGCGTACGCCCTGATCGTGGAGGACGGCACCCGGCTGGCCGCCCGGATGCGGCGCGGCGAGCTGCCGTACCCCTCCGACGACGTGGCGGCGGACCGTTACCTGGCCGCGGAGGCAGCCCTCGACGCGGCCGGTTTCTCCTGGTACGAGGTCTCCAACTGGGCCCGCACCGAGGCCGCCCGGTGCCGGCACAACCTGCTCTACTGGACCGGCGCCGACTGGTGGGGCCTCGGCCCGGGGGCACACAGCCACGTCGGCGGGGTGCGTTGGTGGAACGTCAAACACCCCACGACGTACGCGCAGCGGCTCGCCGCCGGGCACTCACCCGGCCTGGCCCGGGAGGTCCTCACCCCGGCCGAGGCGCACATGGAGGACGTGATGCTGCGGCTGCGGCTGGCCTCCGGGTTGCCGCTTGCCGCGCTTGACGACGCCGGCCGGGCCGGTGCCGCCCGGGCGCGCGACGCCGGGCTGCTGGACCCCTCGGCCTATCCGCAGGGGCGGGCAGTGCTCACCCTGCGCGGCCGGCTGCTGGCCGACGCGGTGGTCCGCGACCTGCTGCCCTGA
- a CDS encoding histidine triad nucleotide-binding protein: MGDDCLFCRIVAGEIPATIVRETGTTLAFRDIGPKAPVHVLVIPKEHYADVATLAQGDPGLAGEVLATAAAVAEDEGLTGDGFRLMFNTGPYAGQEVFHVHAHLLGGAPLGPMLARDLA, from the coding sequence ATGGGAGACGACTGTCTGTTCTGCCGCATCGTCGCCGGGGAGATCCCGGCCACCATCGTCCGGGAGACCGGCACCACCCTCGCCTTCCGCGACATCGGTCCGAAAGCGCCGGTGCACGTGCTGGTCATCCCCAAGGAGCACTACGCGGATGTGGCGACGCTCGCCCAGGGTGACCCGGGGCTGGCCGGTGAGGTGCTGGCCACGGCCGCCGCGGTGGCTGAGGACGAGGGACTGACCGGCGACGGGTTCCGGCTGATGTTCAACACCGGCCCGTACGCTGGCCAGGAGGTCTTCCACGTGCACGCCCACCTGCTCGGCGGCGCACCCCTCGGCCCGATGCTGGCCCGGGACCTGGCATGA
- a CDS encoding hemolysin family protein, which translates to MAVDPVPVMDIFAAGPTAGLPDLQLIFFAAGLVVLAGLIAMTEAALAAVSPARAAELARDGARGARTLQAVAGDVVRHLNLLLLLRLLAELTATTLVALVAVDSFGAGWRAALVTAGAMTVVSFVVVGVAPRTLGRQHAYAVGRAVAPLVRWLGRALNPLASLLILIGNAVTPGRGFREGPFATQVELRELVDLAEQRGVVEHGERQMIHSVFALGDTIAREVMVPRTEMVWIEEGKTLSQALALFLRSGFSRIPVIGESVDDVLGVLYLKDLIRRTRGGDLRAHQTPVAELMRPATFVPESKPVDDLLSEMQAARNHLVIVVDEYGGTGGLVTIEDILEEIVGEITDEYDVERPPVEHLADGAVRVTARLPVENLGELFDTELPTDEVETVGGLLAQALGRVPIPGADAEVAGLKLVAEGTTGRRNRIDSVLVSRAPSTGVPDSRDNQNSTEERQPADA; encoded by the coding sequence CTGGCGGTCGACCCGGTCCCGGTGATGGACATATTCGCGGCCGGTCCGACCGCCGGCCTTCCCGATCTCCAGTTGATCTTCTTCGCGGCCGGGCTGGTGGTACTCGCCGGCCTGATCGCGATGACCGAGGCCGCGTTGGCCGCGGTCTCCCCGGCCCGCGCCGCCGAACTGGCCCGGGACGGGGCGCGCGGCGCGCGTACCCTCCAGGCGGTCGCCGGTGACGTGGTCCGCCACCTCAACCTGTTGCTGCTGCTCCGGCTGCTCGCCGAGTTGACCGCCACCACCCTGGTCGCCCTGGTGGCGGTGGACAGCTTCGGCGCGGGTTGGCGGGCGGCGCTGGTGACCGCCGGGGCGATGACAGTGGTCAGCTTCGTGGTGGTCGGGGTGGCCCCGCGCACCCTGGGCCGGCAGCACGCGTACGCGGTGGGTCGGGCGGTGGCGCCGCTGGTCAGGTGGCTGGGTCGGGCGCTCAACCCGCTCGCCTCGCTGCTGATCCTGATCGGCAACGCGGTCACCCCGGGGCGCGGTTTCCGGGAGGGGCCGTTCGCCACCCAGGTCGAGCTGCGGGAACTGGTCGACCTGGCCGAGCAGCGCGGGGTGGTGGAGCACGGCGAACGCCAGATGATCCACTCGGTCTTCGCGCTCGGCGACACCATCGCCCGGGAGGTGATGGTGCCGCGTACCGAGATGGTGTGGATAGAGGAGGGCAAGACGCTCTCCCAGGCGCTGGCGCTCTTCCTGCGGTCCGGCTTCTCCCGCATTCCGGTGATCGGCGAGAGCGTCGACGACGTGCTCGGCGTGCTCTATCTCAAGGACCTCATCCGGCGTACCCGGGGTGGTGACCTGCGGGCCCACCAGACCCCGGTGGCCGAGCTGATGCGGCCGGCCACCTTCGTGCCGGAGTCCAAGCCGGTCGACGACCTGCTGTCGGAGATGCAGGCCGCCCGCAACCATCTGGTCATCGTCGTCGACGAGTACGGCGGCACCGGCGGTCTGGTCACCATCGAGGACATCCTGGAGGAGATCGTCGGCGAGATCACCGACGAGTACGATGTCGAGCGCCCGCCGGTGGAGCACCTGGCCGACGGTGCGGTGCGGGTCACCGCCCGACTGCCGGTGGAGAACCTGGGCGAGTTGTTCGACACCGAGCTGCCCACCGACGAGGTGGAGACGGTCGGTGGGCTGCTGGCGCAGGCCCTCGGTCGGGTGCCGATCCCGGGTGCCGACGCCGAGGTGGCCGGCCTCAAGCTGGTCGCCGAGGGCACCACCGGCCGGCGTAACCGGATAGACAGCGTGCTGGTCAGCCGGGCCCCGTCGACCGGCGTGCCCGATTCCCGTGACAACCAGAACAGCACCGAGGAGAGGCAACCCGCCGATGCCTGA
- the dnaJ gene encoding molecular chaperone DnaJ, which produces MARDYYGILGVSREASDDEIKRAYRKLARQFHPDVNPDPEAQEKFKDINAAYEVLSDDRKRQIVDLGGDPLAPGGGGAGGPGGPGGAGPFVGFQDIMDAFFGGAAGGARGPRPRTRPGADAILRLELDLHETAFGVEAPITVDTAVLCTTCSGAGTAAGTHLATCEACGGRGEVQSVQRTFLGQVVSARPCTVCQGYGTTIPHPCPTCAGDGRVRTRRSLTVKIPAGVEDGMRIRLAQQGEVGPGGGTAGDLYVEIHERPHDVYSRKGDDLHCRVTVPMTAAALGTRLTIKTLDSEETVDVKAGTQPGSTLRLRARGVPHLRGTGRGDLYVHLDVRTPTKLDADQEKMLRDFAKTRGEEVAELSKQGGFFSRMRDAFNGHA; this is translated from the coding sequence GTGGCCAGGGACTACTACGGCATCCTCGGCGTGAGCCGGGAAGCCTCCGACGACGAGATCAAGCGCGCCTACCGCAAGCTGGCGCGGCAGTTCCACCCGGACGTCAATCCGGACCCGGAGGCACAGGAGAAGTTCAAGGACATCAACGCCGCGTACGAGGTCCTGTCGGACGATCGGAAGCGGCAGATCGTCGACCTGGGCGGCGACCCGCTCGCCCCGGGCGGCGGGGGTGCCGGCGGCCCGGGTGGCCCCGGTGGGGCGGGCCCGTTCGTCGGTTTCCAGGACATCATGGACGCCTTCTTCGGCGGCGCCGCCGGTGGCGCACGCGGACCGCGCCCGCGTACCCGGCCGGGTGCCGACGCGATCCTGCGGCTGGAGCTGGACCTGCACGAGACCGCCTTCGGCGTCGAGGCCCCGATCACCGTCGACACCGCCGTGCTCTGCACCACCTGCTCCGGGGCGGGCACCGCAGCCGGCACCCACCTGGCGACCTGCGAGGCGTGCGGGGGCCGGGGCGAGGTGCAGTCGGTGCAGCGGACCTTCCTCGGCCAGGTGGTCTCGGCCCGCCCGTGCACCGTCTGCCAGGGCTACGGCACCACCATCCCGCACCCCTGTCCCACCTGCGCCGGCGACGGCCGGGTGCGGACCCGCCGCTCGCTGACCGTGAAGATCCCCGCCGGGGTCGAGGACGGCATGCGCATCCGGCTGGCCCAGCAGGGCGAGGTCGGCCCGGGTGGTGGCACCGCCGGTGACCTCTACGTCGAGATCCACGAGCGCCCGCACGACGTCTACTCCCGCAAGGGCGACGACCTGCACTGCCGGGTCACCGTCCCGATGACCGCCGCCGCGCTGGGCACCCGGCTGACCATCAAGACGCTGGACAGCGAGGAGACCGTCGACGTCAAGGCCGGCACCCAGCCGGGCAGCACGCTGCGGCTACGCGCCCGGGGCGTACCGCACCTGCGCGGCACCGGCCGGGGCGACCTCTACGTCCACCTCGACGTGCGTACCCCCACCAAGCTCGACGCCGACCAGGAGAAGATGCTGCGGGACTTCGCCAAGACCCGGGGCGAGGAGGTCGCCGAGCTGAGCAAGCAGGGCGGTTTCTTCTCCCGGATGCGCGACGCCTTCAACGGCCACGCCTGA
- a CDS encoding DUF4870 domain-containing protein — MTEPPRPPGAGDGYPPDPNAGQGSPYEPPTAPLSGAPGSGGYPPPGGYPPPTGDQPPSGGYGPSGGYPPPGGYPPAGGGYPTAGAYGAPAGGYANNEDKTWALVAHFGGAAGALISFGPLGFVAPLIAYLVRGQQSPAVRAQALAALNFQILWSIIAFVLLFVSWCLLFLPSIAVVVIQILFGIIAGMKANEGQAYRYPMSTSFIK, encoded by the coding sequence ATGACTGAACCACCTCGCCCGCCCGGCGCGGGGGACGGCTACCCGCCGGACCCGAACGCTGGCCAGGGCTCGCCATACGAGCCACCCACCGCACCACTGTCCGGTGCCCCGGGGTCGGGCGGGTATCCCCCGCCCGGCGGGTATCCGCCGCCCACCGGTGACCAGCCGCCGTCGGGCGGCTACGGTCCGTCCGGTGGCTACCCGCCGCCGGGCGGCTACCCCCCGGCCGGTGGCGGATATCCGACCGCCGGCGCGTACGGCGCCCCGGCCGGTGGCTACGCCAACAACGAGGACAAGACCTGGGCACTTGTCGCGCACTTCGGCGGTGCCGCCGGTGCGCTGATCAGCTTCGGTCCGCTCGGCTTCGTCGCCCCGCTGATCGCCTACCTGGTACGCGGTCAGCAGTCGCCGGCCGTCCGGGCCCAGGCGCTGGCCGCGCTGAACTTCCAGATCCTCTGGTCGATCATCGCGTTCGTGCTGCTCTTCGTGAGCTGGTGCCTGCTCTTCCTGCCCAGCATCGCGGTCGTGGTGATCCAGATCCTGTTCGGGATCATCGCCGGCATGAAGGCCAACGAGGGGCAGGCCTACCGCTACCCGATGTCCACCAGCTTCATCAAGTGA
- the hrcA gene encoding heat-inducible transcriptional repressor HrcA — protein sequence MGLDDRKLAVLRAIVEDYVATQEPVGSKTLVERHQLGVSPATVRNDMAVLEEEGYIRQPHTSAGRVPTDRGYRLFVDRLSRVKPLSPAERRAIERFLVGAVDLDDVVHRTVRLLAQLTRQVAVVQYPSLARSSVRHLELVPISTTRLMLVMIADTGRVEQRLVELPAPVPADDVTDLRRLVNEKLVGSRLSDTPPLVQALVEESAPHLRGAMTTLSTVLLETLVERTEERLALAGTANLTRGGLLDFQGSLRPILEALEEEVVLLKLIGEAEPSTTRVLIGDENEIDNLRAASVVSTGYGPGSTIVGGLGVLGPTRMDYPGTIATVRAVARYVGELLAQN from the coding sequence ATGGGTCTCGACGACCGCAAGCTCGCCGTGCTGCGGGCGATCGTCGAGGACTACGTCGCCACGCAGGAACCCGTCGGCAGCAAGACGCTCGTCGAGCGGCACCAGCTCGGGGTCTCCCCGGCCACCGTCCGCAACGACATGGCGGTGCTGGAGGAGGAGGGCTACATCCGGCAGCCGCACACCAGCGCCGGCCGGGTGCCCACCGACCGCGGCTACCGCCTCTTCGTCGACCGGCTCTCCCGGGTCAAGCCGCTCAGCCCGGCCGAGCGCCGGGCCATCGAGCGCTTCCTGGTCGGCGCGGTCGACCTGGACGACGTCGTGCACCGCACCGTGCGCCTGCTGGCGCAGCTCACCCGGCAGGTCGCCGTGGTGCAGTACCCGTCGCTGGCCCGCTCGTCGGTGCGGCACCTGGAGCTGGTGCCGATCTCCACCACCCGGCTGATGCTGGTCATGATCGCCGACACCGGGCGGGTGGAGCAGCGGCTGGTCGAGCTGCCCGCGCCGGTGCCCGCCGACGACGTCACCGACCTGCGCCGGTTGGTCAACGAGAAGCTGGTCGGCAGCCGGTTGTCCGACACCCCGCCGTTGGTCCAGGCGCTTGTCGAGGAGTCCGCGCCGCACCTGCGCGGTGCCATGACCACCCTCTCCACCGTGCTGCTGGAGACCCTCGTCGAGCGCACCGAGGAGCGGCTGGCGCTGGCCGGCACCGCCAACCTCACCCGGGGCGGCCTGCTCGACTTCCAGGGTTCGCTGCGTCCCATCCTGGAGGCGCTCGAAGAGGAGGTGGTCCTGCTCAAGCTGATCGGCGAGGCCGAGCCGAGCACCACCCGGGTGCTGATCGGCGACGAGAACGAGATCGACAACCTCCGCGCCGCCTCGGTGGTCAGCACCGGGTACGGCCCGGGCAGCACCATCGTCGGCGGGTTGGGTGTGCTCGGCCCGACCCGGATGGACTACCCCGGCACCATCGCCACGGTGCGGGCCGTGGCACGCTACGTGGGCGAGCTGCTGGCCCAGAACTGA
- the ybeY gene encoding rRNA maturation RNase YbeY, whose product MSIEIANESGAEVDTDSVLAVARHALDEMGVNPLAELSVLLVDIGYMTELNHRWMGGDGPTDVLAFPMDEGSVDHGPGESAPAGGEPALLGDIVLCPEVAAKQAATAGHAAADELHLLTVHGVLHLLGYDHAEPEEEREMFALQARLLASWRSTRSR is encoded by the coding sequence TTGTCCATCGAGATCGCCAACGAGTCCGGTGCCGAGGTCGACACCGACTCCGTGCTCGCCGTGGCCCGGCACGCCCTCGACGAGATGGGGGTCAACCCGCTCGCCGAGCTGTCCGTGCTGCTTGTCGACATCGGCTACATGACCGAGCTGAACCATCGCTGGATGGGCGGCGACGGCCCGACCGACGTGCTCGCCTTCCCCATGGACGAGGGCAGCGTCGACCACGGTCCGGGGGAGAGCGCCCCGGCCGGCGGTGAACCGGCCCTGCTCGGCGACATCGTGCTCTGCCCGGAGGTGGCGGCCAAGCAGGCAGCCACCGCCGGGCACGCCGCCGCCGACGAGCTGCACCTGCTGACCGTGCACGGCGTGCTGCACCTGCTCGGCTACGACCATGCCGAGCCGGAGGAGGAGCGGGAGATGTTCGCCCTCCAGGCCCGGCTGCTGGCCAGCTGGCGGTCGACCCGGTCCCGGTGA
- a CDS encoding MOSC domain-containing protein, with product MTGRVTAVNLGVVTEAQWAGGASGRSGIDKRPADGPVPLRTGGVAGDFIGERAHHGGPDQAVYAYAQEDAEWWAAELGRDVRPGGFGENLTTWAVDVTGAVVGERWAVGSALLQVTKPRTPCMTFAGFWGVPDLIKRFTVRAAPGAYLRVLREGEVGAGDPVEVVDRPAHGVTIGEVFRAMSLEPELLPRLLTASELPAPTMEKVRRRLNVAG from the coding sequence ATGACGGGCAGGGTGACGGCGGTGAATCTCGGCGTGGTGACCGAGGCGCAGTGGGCGGGCGGCGCGAGCGGGCGCAGCGGCATCGACAAGCGGCCGGCCGACGGCCCGGTGCCGCTGCGTACCGGCGGGGTGGCCGGCGACTTCATCGGCGAACGGGCCCACCACGGCGGCCCCGACCAGGCGGTCTACGCCTACGCGCAGGAGGACGCCGAATGGTGGGCGGCCGAGCTGGGCCGGGACGTCCGCCCCGGCGGCTTCGGCGAGAACCTGACCACCTGGGCGGTGGACGTGACCGGCGCGGTGGTCGGCGAACGCTGGGCGGTCGGCTCGGCGCTGCTCCAGGTCACCAAACCGCGCACCCCGTGCATGACCTTCGCCGGCTTCTGGGGGGTGCCCGACCTGATCAAGCGGTTCACCGTCCGGGCCGCGCCCGGGGCGTACCTGCGGGTGCTGCGCGAAGGTGAGGTCGGCGCCGGCGACCCGGTCGAGGTGGTGGACCGGCCGGCGCACGGGGTCACCATCGGCGAGGTGTTCCGGGCCATGAGCCTGGAACCGGAGCTGCTGCCCCGGCTGCTCACCGCCTCCGAACTGCCCGCGCCGACGATGGAGAAGGTCCGTCGCCGGTTGAACGTCGCCGGCTGA
- a CDS encoding carbohydrate ABC transporter permease, producing MKKVALNGAGLLVALFAAFPVYWMVATSLKPNREIFSATPRPVPAHPTLEHYREILTGNLIPGVTFGDFLLNSVLVAGSTVVLSGLVALLAATAVARFRFRLRTTFLIMLLVVQMIPLEALVIPLFLMIQRLGLYNTLPSLILTYLGFSLPFAVWMLRGFVAAVPKELEEAAAIDGASRSQIFRKVLFPLVAPGLVATSIFSFITAWNELIFALTFVNDQSRYTLPVAMTFFFGRDDTAWGSVMAASTLFTLPVIVFFLLVQRRMVSGLVAGAVKG from the coding sequence GTGAAGAAGGTCGCCCTCAACGGCGCGGGCCTGCTGGTGGCGCTCTTCGCCGCGTTCCCGGTCTACTGGATGGTCGCCACCTCGCTGAAGCCGAACCGGGAGATCTTCTCGGCCACCCCCCGGCCGGTGCCGGCCCACCCGACCCTGGAGCACTACCGGGAGATCCTCACCGGCAACCTGATCCCGGGGGTGACCTTCGGCGACTTCCTGCTCAACAGCGTGCTTGTCGCGGGGAGCACGGTCGTGCTCAGCGGCCTGGTGGCGCTGCTGGCCGCGACGGCGGTGGCCCGGTTCCGGTTCCGGCTGCGGACCACCTTCCTGATCATGCTGCTGGTGGTCCAGATGATCCCGCTGGAGGCGCTGGTCATCCCGCTGTTCCTGATGATCCAGCGGCTCGGCCTCTACAACACCCTGCCCAGCCTGATCCTGACCTACCTGGGCTTCTCGCTGCCGTTCGCGGTGTGGATGCTGCGCGGCTTCGTCGCGGCGGTGCCGAAGGAACTGGAGGAGGCCGCCGCGATCGACGGGGCGAGCCGGTCGCAGATCTTCCGGAAGGTCCTCTTTCCGCTTGTCGCGCCAGGCCTGGTGGCGACCAGCATCTTCTCCTTCATCACCGCCTGGAACGAGCTGATCTTCGCGCTGACCTTCGTCAACGACCAGAGCCGGTACACCCTGCCGGTGGCGATGACCTTCTTCTTCGGTCGGGACGACACCGCCTGGGGTTCGGTGATGGCGGCCTCCACGCTCTTCACCCTGCCGGTGATCGTCTTCTTCCTGCTGGTGCAGCGGCGGATGGTCTCCGGCCTGGTGGCCGGCGCGGTCAAGGGCTGA